The nucleotide sequence GATAGGTTGCCCTGGAAAGAGAAATCAGAAAGTTACCCGATCTGGTCAAAAAACGAGCCTTTGACCTGTGGCTTAGTTTCAGAATCACCTTCGGGCTTGGGTGGGGTATTGGCCACATCCAAATCCTGGGTTTGTTGACGGGTGTGGGCCATTTTTTCCACCTCCGCCAGCGCTTCTTCGGCGGCGTCCGGAGGGGTACCTTCGGCCGAGGGCTCAGATGCGAGCTCCTCATCCTGAGATTCATCCGCCTGCGGTTCTTCGGCGACCGCCGAAATTTCCTCCGCAGTGGATTCCTCGGGTTCTGCCTCTTTATTTTCGGCATCCGAAATTTCAGGCTCCTGGGTCGGCTCTGCTTCATCCGTACCTGTAGGTACCTGCTCGCCCTTACTCGCCGGATTCTTTTTCTCGGAAGGGGTTTCAGCCTCGACAGCCTGATTCTTGATTTCCTCCATGCGTTGGTCGAACGAAGGATCTTTGCTGAATTTTTTCTCGAATCGTTCCACTGCTTCGTGGGTATTGTTGGCCAGCGATTTGAGCTGTACCACCAGATTGTCGCGGTACTTCTCCATAGCCCGGAAGTCGCGCTCCTGGTTCTTCAGCTCATTGATGATTTCTTCCCGGATGTACTTCGACTCATTCTCCGCATCCTGAATGATCATGCTAGCCTTGCGCCGGGCTTCCACGATGGTTTCGTCGGTCTTTTGCCGCGATTCCTGAATATACTTTTCGGCGGCCCGGTTGGCCTGTTCGGTAATCTGGTTGCTGGTATCTTCAGCAGTTTTCAGGGTCCGGAAAAGTGTCATTTCCACGTCCCGCAGTTTGTTGAGTTCTTTTTCGGCAATTTCAAGCTGCATTTTCAGCATCTTGTTTTCATTCATCACGCGTTCCCACTCCTGCGAAAGTGAGTTCAGAAAAGCATTGACCTCATCGACAACATACCCTCTAAATTCTTTTTCAAACGTGTGCTGCCGTATATCGATGGGTGAGATTTTCATTTGAATAGGCGGTTTTATAGAAAAATCGTGCGGTAATCCGGTAATTACAGACTAAAATCGCAAATTTCAAAAACTTATCCAAATAATTACGCATCAGGGCAAATCCTGGCCCGGGGCTAGGTTTCGTCCGCCATTTTCGTCAGAGCTTTAATCCCGAAATTCCCAGACCGAAATTGTGCGGTCGTCGCTGCCCGACGCCAGCCAATCGCCCTCGCTCAGCCACAGGAGTTTGTTGATGGAAGTACCATGCCCGGCGTGCCGGGCCCGGTCGACCACCTTTACCAGCCGGAAGGTATCGGTCCTCCACAGTTTGATGGATTTGTCCATGCTGGCCGTAGCCAGAAACGCACCATCGGCTCGAAATGCCAGGTGATTGATGGCGAACATATGCGCGGGAATGGCATGCACCGGCGTATACTGAGCGGTGGCATCCCATACTCTCAAATGTGCATCGCGTCCTCCCGTGACCAGGTACCTGTCATCGGGCGAATAGCTTGCCGTAAATACGGAGTTGGTGTGCGCCTGGAAGCGTTTTTTCAAATTGAATGTTTCCAGATCGAAAATACCGACGCTATGATCACTGTACCCGGCCGCCAATTCATTTTCCGTTTCGCGTATGGCCAGCGTCCGCACGCTTTTTGTGGATGCCTTCAGGTACTTCTGAATAGCGAACGCCGGAATATCAACGACCACAATCACGCCATCTCCGAGCGCAATGAATGCTTTTTCCCGCCAGATTTTGATGTCGAAAATAGGCGCTGCGCCTATTTTCATAGAAGCCACGACTTTTTTCTGTACAGGATCGATGAGTTGAATTCCCT is from Salmonirosea aquatica and encodes:
- a CDS encoding DivIVA domain-containing protein, coding for MKISPIDIRQHTFEKEFRGYVVDEVNAFLNSLSQEWERVMNENKMLKMQLEIAEKELNKLRDVEMTLFRTLKTAEDTSNQITEQANRAAEKYIQESRQKTDETIVEARRKASMIIQDAENESKYIREEIINELKNQERDFRAMEKYRDNLVVQLKSLANNTHEAVERFEKKFSKDPSFDQRMEEIKNQAVEAETPSEKKNPASKGEQVPTGTDEAEPTQEPEISDAENKEAEPEESTAEEISAVAEEPQADESQDEELASEPSAEGTPPDAAEEALAEVEKMAHTRQQTQDLDVANTPPKPEGDSETKPQVKGSFFDQIG
- a CDS encoding WD40 repeat domain-containing protein yields the protein MNVRKIDTFSGHRDCVYTLISDASGSSFYSAGGDGLVVKWDMAKPDLGELTARIEASVYAIAIDPATGLLWVGQNYEGIQLIDPVQKKVVASMKIGAAPIFDIKIWREKAFIALGDGVIVVVDIPAFAIQKYLKASTKSVRTLAIRETENELAAGYSDHSVGIFDLETFNLKKRFQAHTNSVFTASYSPDDRYLVTGGRDAHLRVWDATAQYTPVHAIPAHMFAINHLAFRADGAFLATASMDKSIKLWRTDTFRLVKVVDRARHAGHGTSINKLLWLSEGDWLASGSDDRTISVWEFRD